TGCCGGCCGACGTCGACCCAGACCAGGTCAACGCCACGCTACGCGACGGTGTCCTGCGGGTGGAGGTGGCCAAGACCGAGGCCACCCAGCCACGCCGCATCCAAATCACGAAGGGCTGAACGCAGCTCCACGCCGCGTCCCCACGCGAGAAATCAGAGGGAGGTCCTCCCCATTCAGAAGACCCGCACTGCCACCAACCTCATGGCCGGGTACATCTAGGCATCTGAGGAACCCGGGCGACCTCACAGACCGGGTCACCACAAACTATCTCGTCCTCAGACTGTGATCACATCGCCGAGAACGACCGATCGGGTTCGCGGAATCCGGAAGGCCGTGGTGCGGTCGGCCTGGTTCCTCGACAGCGTGAGGTAGACGAGCCGCCGCCAGGTGGCCATCGGGCATCTGGATGCCAATGGGTCGGTGTCGTCGGCGCGACGTATGTTGGCCACTGACAGGAAGTAGACAGCTTCCTGCATGTGCATCCGGGGGTCGGGGAGCTGGTCCATGACCAGCGCCAGGGCGGACGGAATGTTCTGGGAGTCGGCGAAACCGACATGGCACTCGACGTATGCGATGCCGTCGTCGGGGTCCCCGAGGTCGGTGACCCTGATCCGATCCCGATGAGGGATGTGGGAGATGTTCTCATCAACCATCGAGATGATGACGTTGTGCTCATGGAGCACATGGTTGAACTGGATATTGTTGCGCAGCGCGAGTGGTGTGGTGACCCGGCCCGGATGCGGGTAGATCGCCAAACCGGGAACCCGAGTCGGTCGATCGTCCTTGATACGAGCCAGGAAGTCATCCAGCGGCCCCTCGGCGGAGGCACGACTGGAGACGACGAACGCGGTGCCCTTGCGCCACGCCGTCATGATGACGATGATCGCACCGGCGATCACCAACGGAATCCAGCCCCCCGAGGTGATCTTGAGCAGATTGGCCGCGAGGAGAGACAGCTCCAGGCCACCGATGACCACTGCTATCGGCAGAACTCGCCACCACGACCAGTCCCAGACGAGGCGGACCAGGATCAGGAAGAGGGCCGTGGTGAGCAGCAGGGTTCCGGTCACGGCGAGTCCGTAGGCGGTGGATAACCGTGCCGACGTGCGGAAAGCGCCGATGAGCAGCAGAACACCGAGGTAGAGCATCCAGTTGACCTCGGGAATGTAGATCTGGCCGCCCTCCTCCCGAGAAGTGTGGCGAATCGAGAAGCGAGGCAGCAGGCCAAGCCTGGAGGCTTGATGGGAGACCGAGAACGTGCCGGATATCACAGCCTGGGAGGCAATGATGGTGGCCAGAGTGGCGATCACCACCAGCGGGACCTGTGCCCACTGCGGCGCAGTTCGGAAGAAGGGGTTGTCGATCCAGGCGGGATGAAGAATGATCATGGCGCCCTGCCCGAGGTAGTTCAGCATGAGAGCAGGCAGCACCACCGAGAACCAGGCGATGCGGACCCGGCGGCTGCCGAAGTGGCCCATGTCGGCGTAGAGCGCCTCCGCTCCCGTGACGGTCAGCACGACCGCCCCCATGGCGACGAAAGCCGTCCACGGGCGCTCAAGGACGAACAGCAGGGCCCACTGGGGTGACAGCGCCATCAGGATCTGAGGACAGCGAAGAATCCACGGTGCCCCCAGCGCGGCGATGCTGATGAACCAGACCAGCATGATGGGTCCGAACGCCCGTCCAATCACCGCGGTACCCCTCTGCTGGATGACGAACAGGGCGGTGAGGATAACCACCGCGGCGGGCAGCACCATCCGAGTCAGACCGGGATCGATGACGGCGGCACCCTCGAGGGCGCTCATCACCGAAATCGCGGGCGTGATCATTGAGTCCCCGTAGAACAGCGCCGCCCCCACCATTCCGATTCCCATCGTCACAGCGGCGAGTCGGCAGCGTGAGGGGATGTGGCGTTGCAGCAGAGCCATGAGGGCCAAGATGCCGCCCTCGCCCCCGTTGTCGGCACGCATCACGAGGGTGACGTACTTGATGCAGACGATGAGCAGGATGGACCAGATGACCAGCGAGATGATGCCGATGACGTTGTCGCGGCTGGGTACGGCGGTGTGGTGATCGATCGCGAAGACGGTCTGCATGGAGTAGAGGGGTGAGGTGCCGATGTCGCCGAACACGACACCCAGCGCAGCGAGCACGAGCCCTCGAGCGGGGGAATACGGTGCCTTGGATGGTCTCTGTCGCCATAAAGGCAGACTCCGGTGATCGCTGTGTGTGGACACGAGCATCTGACTCCCTTGT
The window above is part of the Propionibacterium freudenreichii subsp. freudenreichii genome. Proteins encoded here:
- a CDS encoding potassium transporter Kup: MQTVFAIDHHTAVPSRDNVIGIISLVIWSILLIVCIKYVTLVMRADNGGEGGILALMALLQRHIPSRCRLAAVTMGIGMVGAALFYGDSMITPAISVMSALEGAAVIDPGLTRMVLPAAVVILTALFVIQQRGTAVIGRAFGPIMLVWFISIAALGAPWILRCPQILMALSPQWALLFVLERPWTAFVAMGAVVLTVTGAEALYADMGHFGSRRVRIAWFSVVLPALMLNYLGQGAMIILHPAWIDNPFFRTAPQWAQVPLVVIATLATIIASQAVISGTFSVSHQASRLGLLPRFSIRHTSREEGGQIYIPEVNWMLYLGVLLLIGAFRTSARLSTAYGLAVTGTLLLTTALFLILVRLVWDWSWWRVLPIAVVIGGLELSLLAANLLKITSGGWIPLVIAGAIIVIMTAWRKGTAFVVSSRASAEGPLDDFLARIKDDRPTRVPGLAIYPHPGRVTTPLALRNNIQFNHVLHEHNVIISMVDENISHIPHRDRIRVTDLGDPDDGIAYVECHVGFADSQNIPSALALVMDQLPDPRMHMQEAVYFLSVANIRRADDTDPLASRCPMATWRRLVYLTLSRNQADRTTAFRIPRTRSVVLGDVITV